A region of Granulibacter bethesdensis DNA encodes the following proteins:
- the rapZ gene encoding RNase adapter RapZ, whose protein sequence is MSTDQHRRVVVITGLSGAGKSTILRALEDAGYETVDNPPLPLVHDLVTRGEGPLAFAVDARSRGFTADGLALAMERMKQLPGVRADLVFVRADTAALLSRYTETRHRHPLASGVGVQDGIRAEEALTASLVDVADLVVDTTDLPVTRLRAMIAERYGPEETGQGMVVSLISFAYPKGLPREADLVLDARFLRNPHYDPTLKPRTGQDRDVAAYIEADPDYATFHDRIDALLRLLLPRFVQEGKKYATVAIGCTGGRHRSVHLVERLAGELRAQGWSVLRTHRELGISDDAPQAEAAGAGSVEINGRPEEHGSAQAPDALSRTTS, encoded by the coding sequence ATGAGCACTGACCAACATCGCAGGGTGGTCGTGATCACCGGCCTGTCCGGCGCAGGCAAATCCACAATTCTCCGTGCTCTGGAGGATGCGGGATATGAAACGGTGGATAATCCTCCGTTACCGTTGGTGCATGACCTTGTGACCCGGGGGGAAGGGCCTCTGGCTTTCGCGGTGGATGCCCGCAGCCGTGGCTTCACCGCGGACGGGCTGGCTCTGGCCATGGAACGCATGAAGCAACTGCCCGGTGTCAGGGCGGATCTGGTTTTCGTGCGGGCTGATACGGCGGCGCTGCTGTCCCGCTATACGGAAACCCGCCATCGCCATCCGCTGGCTTCAGGGGTGGGGGTGCAGGATGGCATCCGGGCCGAAGAAGCCCTGACCGCATCGCTGGTGGATGTGGCGGATCTGGTTGTCGATACCACCGATCTTCCGGTCACAAGGCTGAGGGCGATGATCGCCGAACGCTATGGGCCGGAGGAAACCGGGCAGGGAATGGTCGTATCCCTGATTTCCTTTGCCTATCCCAAGGGATTGCCGCGGGAAGCCGATCTGGTGCTGGACGCACGGTTTCTGCGTAACCCACATTACGATCCGACCCTGAAGCCGCGCACCGGTCAGGACAGGGATGTTGCGGCCTATATTGAAGCAGACCCGGATTATGCCACTTTCCATGACAGGATCGATGCGTTGCTGAGGCTTTTGCTGCCGCGCTTCGTCCAGGAAGGAAAGAAATATGCCACCGTCGCTATCGGATGCACTGGCGGACGGCACCGCTCGGTTCATCTGGTGGAAAGACTGGCCGGAGAATTACGGGCTCAGGGCTGGTCCGTCCTGCGTACGCATCGGGAATTAGGGATCAGTGACGATGCTCCGCAGGCGGAAGCCGCTGGAGCAGGCTCTGTCGAGATAAATGGAAGACCGGAAGAGCATGGCAGCGCACAGGCGCCCGATGCACTCTCCCGCACAACATCATAA
- a CDS encoding PTS sugar transporter subunit IIA, whose amino-acid sequence MIGLVLVTHGRLADELRRAMEHVVGAQSSVVTVCIGPDDDIEGRRADIQAGIQQVDTGDGVILLTDMFGGTPSNLAISMMDRPGVEVIAGVNLPMLVKLAKIRCTQPLCEVVEGAQTAGRKYIAAASHVLHGCR is encoded by the coding sequence ATGATCGGTTTGGTTCTGGTGACGCATGGACGGCTCGCGGATGAGCTGCGCCGCGCCATGGAACATGTGGTTGGCGCGCAAAGCAGCGTGGTGACCGTATGTATTGGCCCTGATGATGATATTGAGGGCAGGCGCGCCGACATCCAGGCCGGGATTCAGCAGGTGGATACCGGGGATGGTGTCATCCTGCTGACCGACATGTTTGGGGGTACACCCAGCAATCTGGCCATTTCCATGATGGACCGACCGGGTGTCGAGGTGATTGCCGGGGTCAACCTCCCCATGCTGGTGAAGCTGGCGAAAATCCGCTGCACACAGCCCTTATGCGAGGTGGTGGAAGGGGCTCAGACGGCCGGGCGCAAATATATTGCTGCTGCCTCCCACGTGCTGCACGGCTGCCGATAA
- a CDS encoding HPr family phosphocarrier protein translates to MENSVLSRRLIVCNRRGLHARAAAKFVTLAERFGASVEVGKDGQFVSARSIMGLMMLGAGKDSEIELRVEGWDAKEALEALTELVEAGFHETD, encoded by the coding sequence ATGGAAAACTCTGTGCTCAGCCGCCGCCTGATTGTCTGCAACCGGCGCGGCCTGCATGCCCGTGCAGCCGCCAAATTCGTCACGTTGGCAGAACGTTTCGGGGCCTCGGTGGAAGTGGGGAAAGATGGGCAGTTCGTCTCTGCCCGCTCCATTATGGGGCTGATGATGCTGGGTGCGGGCAAGGATTCGGAAATCGAGCTTCGGGTCGAGGGCTGGGATGCCAAGGAAGCGCTGGAAGCGCTGACTGAGCTGGTCGAGGCTGGTTTCCATGAAACAGATTGA
- the ptsP gene encoding phosphoenolpyruvate--protein phosphotransferase, with amino-acid sequence MKQIEPPLAGPCSADSPSAGPSGLGQDIRLEGIGVSPGIAIGPVFGVVEIEAPQERRGIAAHEVEHERAQLSRAVEESRRQLEKLREGLRELPEAGQEELSALIDVYQRMLANSRLVRGAHRRIETALVSAATAVVDEVEATVAAVLAPGGEWAERTMRARQASEIQEVGQRLLRTLASTPFRSFKAAPRGAVLVCEMLRPSDAALLDPAVIAGVVTEEGGADGHVAIMLRALGIPSVLGVPALMHTIRQLTLPGLVLHMVLDGDQGVVTVNPSDHTRRQAKQGLAAHQQEALVLAQLSRLPAVTTDGEAVLLQANIELPAELPQMVRAGASGIGLLRTEFLFMNRESLPDIATQIETYSHVIAATEGEQVTIRVLDWGGEKESEALRTAGLLRSETEHNPALGLRGIRLLLAHPELLETQLTAILRAARDVKAESRVRILLPMITTLQEMRTARTIYARILHHEAWDGAALPLGAMIETPAAALIVEELARESDFLAIGTNDLAMYTLAVDRGDAGLAGLYDPLHPALLRLIAACASAAALAGKPMSLCGEIAGNPAAVPVLLGLGFRQFSMGAGAVPRVKKAIRATSLDQARRAAQDALTII; translated from the coding sequence ATGAAACAGATTGAGCCGCCTTTGGCTGGTCCGTGTTCTGCTGATTCGCCTTCTGCCGGTCCATCTGGTCTGGGGCAGGATATTCGGCTGGAAGGGATCGGCGTCAGCCCGGGCATTGCCATTGGCCCGGTTTTCGGGGTGGTGGAAATTGAGGCTCCGCAGGAACGGCGGGGTATTGCCGCGCATGAGGTGGAGCATGAGCGTGCGCAGCTCAGCCGTGCGGTCGAGGAATCCAGACGTCAGCTCGAAAAGCTGCGTGAAGGGCTGCGGGAGCTCCCGGAGGCCGGGCAGGAGGAATTATCGGCGCTGATCGATGTGTATCAGCGCATGCTTGCCAATTCCCGTCTGGTGCGGGGAGCGCATCGGCGGATCGAGACCGCGCTGGTCTCCGCCGCGACAGCGGTGGTCGATGAGGTCGAGGCGACCGTTGCCGCCGTGCTGGCCCCCGGCGGAGAATGGGCGGAGCGTACCATGCGGGCCCGACAGGCCTCGGAAATTCAGGAGGTGGGACAGCGCCTGTTGCGCACCCTTGCCTCTACCCCGTTCCGCAGCTTCAAGGCTGCGCCGCGCGGGGCGGTGCTGGTGTGCGAGATGTTACGTCCGTCCGATGCAGCGTTGCTGGACCCCGCCGTGATCGCAGGCGTGGTGACGGAAGAAGGCGGAGCGGACGGGCATGTGGCGATCATGCTGCGTGCGCTTGGGATTCCCTCCGTGCTCGGGGTTCCGGCCCTGATGCATACGATCCGGCAGCTGACTTTGCCGGGGCTGGTCCTGCATATGGTGCTGGATGGAGATCAGGGTGTAGTCACGGTCAACCCGTCCGACCACACACGACGGCAGGCGAAGCAGGGTCTTGCCGCCCATCAGCAGGAAGCCTTGGTGCTGGCGCAACTCAGCCGTCTGCCTGCCGTGACGACGGATGGCGAGGCAGTGCTGTTGCAGGCGAATATCGAACTGCCGGCGGAATTGCCCCAGATGGTGCGGGCCGGTGCCAGTGGGATCGGACTGTTGCGGACTGAATTCCTGTTTATGAACCGGGAAAGTCTGCCTGATATCGCAACCCAGATTGAAACCTATTCCCATGTGATCGCGGCGACAGAAGGGGAACAGGTCACGATCCGTGTGCTCGATTGGGGCGGCGAGAAAGAAAGTGAGGCTCTTCGCACCGCCGGTCTGTTGCGTAGCGAGACAGAGCATAATCCGGCGTTGGGTCTGCGCGGGATCAGGCTGCTGCTGGCCCATCCCGAACTGCTGGAAACCCAGTTAACGGCGATTTTACGGGCAGCGCGTGATGTGAAGGCGGAAAGCCGCGTGCGTATTTTACTGCCGATGATCACGACCTTGCAGGAAATGCGCACGGCCCGCACGATCTATGCCCGGATTTTGCATCACGAGGCATGGGATGGGGCTGCCCTGCCGCTGGGGGCGATGATCGAGACGCCAGCCGCGGCCCTGATTGTAGAGGAACTGGCGAGAGAATCAGATTTCCTCGCGATCGGGACCAATGATCTGGCGATGTATACGCTGGCCGTTGATCGCGGGGATGCCGGGCTGGCGGGTTTATATGATCCCCTCCATCCCGCCTTGCTGCGCCTGATTGCCGCCTGTGCCAGTGCGGCGGCGCTGGCCGGCAAGCCTATGTCACTCTGTGGTGAGATCGCGGGCAATCCGGCCGCGGTCCCTGTTCTGCTCGGGCTTGGTTTCCGGCAGTTCAGTATGGGGGCAGGGGCAGTGCCGCGTGTGAAAAAGGCGATTCGTGCTACCTCCCTTGATCAGGCAAGACGTGCGGCTCAGGACGCGCTGACGATCATCTGA
- a CDS encoding adenosine kinase, translating into MTAPRFDLLGIGNAIVDVIALTDDAFLSRHDMHKGSMALIDAEQAASLYAALPRGTEVSGGSAANTCAVAASMGIRVAFLGKVADDALGEAFRHDITETGVHFPTPSLQDGASTARCLIAVTPDGQRTMNTYLGACVTFSAEDVDTSLVADSAITYLEGYLFDPPAAQAAFRKAATAAHEAGRKVALSLSDAFCVHRHRDDFLALLPNVDILFANETEITALYERNTFEEAAELARLDVALAALTRSEAGSVILHGADTIRIPAVSTKVLDTTGAGDAYAAGFLASFAQGQDLKNCGIQGSRAAAEIIAQIGPRPLSR; encoded by the coding sequence ATGACTGCACCCCGCTTCGACCTGCTCGGTATCGGCAACGCGATCGTCGATGTCATTGCCCTGACCGATGATGCCTTTCTCAGCCGCCATGACATGCACAAGGGCAGCATGGCGCTGATCGATGCGGAACAGGCAGCCTCGCTGTATGCGGCACTGCCCCGCGGGACGGAAGTCAGCGGCGGCTCTGCGGCCAATACCTGCGCCGTGGCTGCCAGCATGGGGATCAGGGTCGCTTTCCTCGGCAAGGTCGCTGACGATGCACTGGGGGAGGCCTTCCGCCATGACATCACGGAAACCGGTGTGCATTTCCCCACCCCCAGCCTGCAAGACGGTGCATCAACCGCGCGATGCCTGATTGCCGTTACGCCCGACGGGCAGCGGACCATGAACACCTATCTCGGTGCCTGCGTAACCTTCTCCGCCGAAGATGTGGACACGTCTCTGGTGGCTGATTCCGCCATCACCTATCTGGAAGGCTATCTGTTCGATCCGCCAGCCGCGCAGGCCGCCTTCCGCAAGGCCGCCACTGCCGCGCATGAAGCGGGACGCAAAGTAGCGCTGTCCCTGTCCGATGCATTCTGCGTGCATCGCCATCGCGATGATTTCCTCGCTTTGCTGCCGAACGTGGACATCCTGTTTGCCAATGAAACAGAGATCACCGCACTGTACGAACGCAACACTTTCGAGGAAGCCGCCGAGCTGGCGCGGCTTGACGTCGCACTCGCCGCCCTGACCCGCAGCGAGGCTGGCAGCGTCATTCTTCACGGCGCAGACACAATCCGGATTCCGGCTGTCTCCACGAAGGTTCTGGATACGACCGGGGCAGGCGATGCCTATGCAGCCGGGTTCCTTGCCAGCTTCGCACAGGGGCAGGATCTGAAAAACTGCGGCATCCAGGGCAGCCGGGCCGCGGCGGAAATCATCGCCCAGATCGGTCCTCGTCCCCTGTCGCGCTGA
- a CDS encoding EI24 domain-containing protein translates to MRDDPLPIADRPSVFQPLQRAVTQLEDAPFRAVVMRSLGWALLLLCLLVWLGFKGAGWVPVHWWHGDHWGGWDWLAGIVGAMAIAALGLWLFVPISAAIGGLFADTVAICVERRWYPQWKPATSASLQMQIWDGLALGLRVLVVSLITLPVVLLLPGAGFVLGWVVSAWALGQGLFVSVAMRRMSRADARRLYRTWRGTILVQGGILAAIGMIPAVNLLLPALGPAVMVHVLARITNASRSLLTERQQARPD, encoded by the coding sequence ATGCGTGATGATCCATTGCCCATTGCCGACCGGCCTTCTGTTTTCCAACCGCTACAGCGGGCGGTCACCCAGTTGGAGGATGCGCCGTTTCGGGCTGTGGTGATGCGGTCTCTCGGCTGGGCCCTGTTGCTGCTGTGTCTGTTGGTCTGGCTCGGTTTCAAGGGGGCTGGCTGGGTGCCAGTGCATTGGTGGCATGGCGACCACTGGGGTGGATGGGACTGGCTTGCTGGAATCGTGGGGGCGATGGCAATTGCGGCACTCGGCCTCTGGTTGTTTGTGCCGATCAGCGCGGCGATTGGCGGATTGTTTGCCGATACGGTGGCGATCTGTGTGGAGCGGCGCTGGTATCCGCAATGGAAGCCCGCCACATCGGCATCACTTCAGATGCAGATATGGGACGGATTGGCGCTGGGCCTGCGCGTGCTGGTGGTCAGCCTGATCACGCTGCCCGTGGTTCTGTTGCTGCCAGGGGCCGGATTTGTACTGGGATGGGTGGTTTCTGCCTGGGCGCTGGGGCAGGGGCTGTTCGTCAGTGTCGCCATGCGCCGGATGAGCCGGGCTGATGCCAGACGCCTTTATCGCACATGGCGTGGCACGATACTCGTGCAGGGTGGAATTCTTGCTGCCATCGGGATGATCCCGGCTGTCAATCTGCTTCTGCCTGCCCTTGGTCCGGCCGTCATGGTGCATGTTCTGGCCCGGATTACGAATGCATCGCGGAGCCTTTTAACAGAGCGACAGCAGGCACGACCGGATTGA
- a CDS encoding polymer-forming cytoskeletal protein — MFKRRKPDDQSPEAGDIQSAAGASPGAGTSPSDGPVRLGVPPAPSGAAPGQQAASGFGVPPFRPSHQKEAEAVSRAPFANTPSSTAVPPRPGAPAAAGSARPAGKDTAERRTLVVGRGISVQGTVQDAERLVVEGTVEATMIRATELSISLGGVFKGEVEVEDAEVAGTIDGTLTATASLIVRASGKVLGTARCRRLQVEDGGQITGSIQMLTDGARPVEAPRPDASAPRPAVDQAPFQQSSD, encoded by the coding sequence GTGTTTAAGCGACGCAAACCCGATGACCAGTCTCCCGAGGCTGGGGATATCCAATCAGCGGCGGGAGCTTCCCCGGGCGCGGGAACGTCACCCTCTGACGGCCCGGTTCGTCTGGGCGTACCGCCTGCCCCATCCGGCGCCGCGCCCGGCCAGCAGGCCGCAAGCGGTTTCGGTGTTCCCCCTTTCCGACCAAGCCATCAGAAGGAGGCCGAAGCCGTGAGCCGTGCGCCTTTCGCCAATACCCCGTCCTCTACAGCTGTGCCGCCCCGCCCTGGCGCACCCGCCGCCGCAGGATCAGCCCGTCCGGCAGGCAAGGATACGGCGGAGCGCCGCACACTGGTGGTGGGCCGTGGCATCTCCGTTCAGGGCACGGTGCAGGATGCCGAGCGTCTGGTGGTTGAGGGCACGGTTGAAGCGACCATGATCCGTGCGACCGAACTGTCAATTTCCCTTGGCGGCGTTTTCAAGGGTGAAGTCGAGGTCGAGGATGCAGAAGTCGCAGGCACCATCGACGGAACCCTGACCGCAACCGCAAGCCTGATCGTGCGGGCTTCCGGCAAGGTGCTGGGCACGGCCCGTTGTCGCCGCCTTCAGGTCGAGGATGGCGGCCAGATCACAGGCAGCATCCAGATGTTGACCGATGGAGCCCGTCCGGTTGAGGCGCCGCGTCCCGATGCTTCCGCCCCGCGTCCGGCCGTTGATCAGGCCCCGTTTCAGCAGTCATCCGACTGA
- a CDS encoding FUSC family protein — protein MTRRSSLSPLSLLSGKPPGETLGRLSLSMDPWAISVAEGLRAAFATAPLVAADAWFNQPLLLEAALGALLSCYCDPGGPTKQRIRPLTIFGLLGALITFLLGILAPWPEMSIPAAGIIIFMTSFARIYGLSAQSVGNLLGVVVALCMGHAAMPDHDASVTGWPGAIAFLGGSLWTQMIALGVWNIRPFTPAKRAVSAVFSSLADLVAGMEGMLSRHSPTDRDHAELWARIARISRARTRDHIERARNLLIDMRHRRGVGSELGAVLLARLEAADQIFGALIAMSDILETGDSAGSSTGRNAQAAVFLRRMRPVLSALSRYMSQNTPLPEQRLSRIIPALTRGRAETDGALAALEDIIQDRLRIIIAVQSTPASLPGEDRPRTWGFDAIKAPLTANLVWSSAVLRHATRTALLVMLALTACTIQPAPYQQWLIITLIVTLQPHYAMTMQRTFERVAGTLAGGALAGVLTFLIHGPLETAMALFPLAILALSLRPASYALFVMFLTPMIVLLTQYEQGSENDLLIAVMRALFTVIGGLLALVGNLLLWPSWEPGRLQSALRNCIKAHARYADIALSALIGEAPQEAAHQARRQAGLTSNNLEASLSRALLEPRRSTIATWIKPVMLADTALRRIAGRLSVLHLANTDTIDREKLIIWKDWIATAFAYIEARLDAANGLAFPLTELPPRPEITEGAGSLQEALRRIAGQLELMAGIDRPNEKTAPLDGAVVPESKYAGMKAAAGQNSSVG, from the coding sequence GTGACGCGCCGCTCCAGCCTTTCGCCCCTCTCCCTGCTGTCAGGAAAGCCGCCCGGGGAGACCCTCGGGCGGCTTTCGCTGTCCATGGACCCATGGGCGATCAGCGTGGCCGAGGGTCTGCGCGCCGCCTTCGCCACCGCACCGCTGGTCGCCGCGGATGCCTGGTTCAATCAACCCCTTTTACTGGAAGCCGCCCTGGGAGCGCTGCTGAGCTGCTATTGCGATCCGGGGGGACCGACCAAGCAGCGCATCCGGCCACTGACGATTTTCGGCCTGCTGGGGGCACTGATCACGTTTCTGCTGGGTATACTGGCCCCCTGGCCGGAGATGAGTATTCCCGCCGCCGGAATCATCATCTTCATGACCAGCTTTGCCCGGATTTATGGGCTTTCCGCGCAGAGTGTCGGCAATCTGCTGGGCGTGGTCGTGGCATTGTGCATGGGCCATGCCGCCATGCCGGACCATGATGCCAGTGTTACCGGCTGGCCCGGTGCGATCGCGTTCCTCGGGGGGAGTCTGTGGACGCAGATGATCGCTTTGGGCGTCTGGAATATTCGTCCCTTCACCCCTGCCAAACGCGCCGTATCGGCCGTGTTTTCCTCCCTTGCCGATCTCGTGGCTGGCATGGAGGGAATGCTCTCGCGGCACAGCCCGACTGATCGTGATCACGCGGAGCTATGGGCCCGCATCGCCCGTATCAGCCGCGCCCGGACGCGTGACCATATCGAACGGGCGCGCAACCTGCTGATCGACATGCGCCATCGGCGCGGCGTCGGCAGTGAACTGGGCGCTGTATTGCTGGCGCGACTGGAAGCCGCCGATCAGATTTTCGGTGCTCTCATCGCCATGAGTGATATTCTGGAGACCGGAGACAGCGCCGGCTCATCCACCGGACGCAACGCTCAGGCAGCGGTCTTTTTGCGCCGTATGCGTCCCGTTTTATCGGCGTTGTCACGATATATGTCCCAGAATACGCCGCTTCCCGAACAACGCCTGTCCCGTATCATCCCGGCGCTGACACGTGGACGAGCAGAAACGGATGGCGCACTGGCCGCGCTGGAAGACATCATTCAGGACCGGTTGAGAATCATCATTGCTGTCCAATCCACCCCTGCCAGCCTGCCCGGTGAGGACAGACCCCGAACATGGGGGTTTGATGCCATCAAGGCGCCTCTGACCGCCAATCTGGTCTGGTCCTCCGCGGTGCTGAGGCACGCCACCCGTACTGCGCTGCTGGTGATGCTTGCTCTGACCGCCTGCACCATCCAGCCGGCACCCTACCAGCAATGGCTGATCATCACCCTGATCGTGACCCTGCAACCGCATTATGCCATGACCATGCAGCGAACGTTCGAGCGTGTGGCAGGCACGCTGGCCGGCGGCGCTCTGGCAGGTGTGCTGACTTTCCTGATTCACGGTCCGCTGGAAACGGCCATGGCCCTGTTTCCGCTCGCGATTCTGGCCCTGTCGCTGCGCCCGGCAAGCTATGCACTTTTCGTCATGTTTCTGACCCCGATGATCGTGCTGCTGACCCAATACGAGCAGGGATCAGAGAACGACCTGCTGATCGCCGTCATGCGGGCTCTGTTCACGGTTATCGGAGGATTGCTGGCTCTGGTCGGTAATCTGCTGCTGTGGCCAAGCTGGGAACCGGGGCGATTGCAGAGCGCATTGCGCAACTGCATCAAAGCCCATGCGCGTTATGCTGATATCGCTCTCTCTGCCCTGATCGGCGAGGCACCACAGGAGGCGGCTCATCAGGCCAGACGTCAGGCCGGCCTCACCAGTAATAATCTGGAGGCCAGCCTCTCCCGAGCTCTGCTGGAGCCACGTCGCTCCACCATCGCCACATGGATCAAACCCGTGATGCTGGCCGATACTGCACTCCGCCGCATCGCCGGACGGCTGAGCGTGCTTCATCTGGCCAACACCGATACGATTGATCGTGAGAAGCTGATCATCTGGAAGGACTGGATCGCGACAGCCTTCGCCTATATTGAGGCTCGTCTGGATGCTGCGAACGGTCTCGCCTTCCCCTTGACGGAGCTGCCGCCGCGACCGGAAATCACAGAAGGTGCCGGTTCCCTCCAGGAAGCCCTGCGACGCATTGCCGGACAACTGGAACTGATGGCCGGCATCGACCGTCCAAACGAAAAAACCGCCCCGTTGGACGGAGCGGTTGTTCCTGAAAGCAAGTATGCCGGCATGAAAGCTGCCGCCGGGCAAAACAGCTCAGTCGGATGA